The following is a genomic window from Dehalococcoidia bacterium.
TGCCGGACGGAAGCGGCGTCAACCCTCGATTTCCTTGCACATCAACAACATAGAGCCAAGCGTGGAGGACACCTCCGTTGACCTGGACAGGGACCAGGACACGGCGGTAGAGGCAGGGACCGCCGGGGTGAAACCCCTCCAGCCGGTCAATAGCCGGAAGGCGGGTCTCGGGGTCGTCGAAAGTCAGAAGCTCCCCGTACACGGGGCCCCAGGGCGCGCCTGTGCCCTTTTTAGGGAGCCGGTCGGGGGTTGGCTCGGGATTGGACATGCAGGCCGTCACGTGGGCTTGTGTGGCCACGTCGGCGAGTGGATTGGTGGTCCCGATGGCAATGACGTCCTCCTCTGGAACCTCCAGAAACGGGATTCCGGAGGATGTCTCGAAGAGGCGGCCGTGGACCACGGCGTCCTCCACCGTCAGGACGCCCCGGCAAAAGCGGTCGTGGTTCCAGAAACCGCGCTTCAGGGTGCCGTAGACGAAGAGTCTCAGCATTCCGGTTGTGTTCGCGTTCGAGGGTTCTGTTGGATTCATTGCTGGGTTCATTGGGGTGTCTGTCACTGTTCCGCCCCCTTTCTCTCCTGGGCGACGAACTCGAAGGGCTCCACCGAATACGCGGCCAGGTCCTCGCGCCGGAACACCACCAGGCTCATGGGCGGGACCGGAAGCTCCCTCCAGCCTTG
Proteins encoded in this region:
- a CDS encoding gamma-glutamylcyclotransferase, which codes for MLRLFVYGTLKRGFWNHDRFCRGVLTVEDAVVHGRLFETSSGIPFLEVPEEDVIAIGTTNPLADVATQAHVTACMSNPEPTPDRLPKKGTGAPWGPVYGELLTFDDPETRLPAIDRLEGFHPGGPCLYRRVLVPVQVNGGVLHAWLYVVDVQGNRGLTPLPSGKWRS